In Synechococcus sp. KORDI-100, a single window of DNA contains:
- the rfbD gene encoding dTDP-4-dehydrorhamnose reductase has translation MKVLLTGAAGQLGHSFLAGRPADVELIATSRRELDLADISACRDAIQRHQPDWVVNAGAYTAVDKAESEPELAMAVNAEAPHAFAEELMDSGGRLLQISTDFVFNGSQGTPCRVDQPRQPLGVYGLSKAKGEEAVQEVLGGGDQGVILRTSWVMGPNGRNFALTMLRLHQEREELRVVADQVGCPTSTQTLAAACWRAITGTKPLPALMHWSDAGAASWYDVAVAIGELGAELGLLQKPARVQPISTEDYPTPARRPSYSLLDCTGTRRALDLEGQHWRSALRDVLSAIPR, from the coding sequence ATGAAGGTGTTGTTGACAGGTGCTGCCGGGCAGCTTGGGCACTCGTTCCTGGCGGGCAGACCCGCAGACGTTGAGCTAATTGCCACCAGCCGCAGGGAACTGGATCTGGCCGACATCTCGGCCTGTCGCGATGCGATCCAACGGCATCAACCGGATTGGGTCGTGAATGCCGGGGCCTACACCGCCGTCGACAAGGCTGAATCAGAGCCTGAACTGGCAATGGCTGTGAATGCCGAGGCGCCTCACGCCTTTGCCGAAGAGCTGATGGATTCAGGGGGGCGTCTGCTCCAGATCAGCACGGATTTCGTCTTCAACGGCAGCCAGGGAACTCCCTGCAGGGTTGACCAGCCCCGTCAGCCCCTGGGCGTTTATGGGCTGAGCAAGGCGAAAGGAGAGGAAGCCGTGCAAGAGGTCCTGGGAGGCGGAGACCAGGGGGTGATTCTTCGCACCAGCTGGGTGATGGGTCCCAATGGGCGCAATTTCGCTCTCACCATGCTTCGTCTCCATCAGGAGAGAGAGGAGCTCCGTGTCGTCGCCGATCAGGTGGGATGCCCCACCAGCACCCAGACCCTGGCCGCAGCCTGCTGGCGAGCCATCACCGGGACCAAGCCATTGCCTGCGCTGATGCACTGGAGCGATGCCGGTGCAGCAAGCTGGTACGACGTTGCCGTTGCGATCGGTGAGCTTGGAGCTGAACTGGGCCTCCTCCAGAAACCCGCCCGCGTTCAGCCGATCAGCACCGAGGACTACCCGACACCAGCTCGACGCCCGAGCTACTCGCTGCTCGACTGCACGGGCACTCGCAGGGCCCTCGACCTGGAGGGGCAACACTGGCGCAGTGCTCTCCGTGATGTCTTGAGCGCCATCCCGAGATGA
- a CDS encoding precorrin-2 C(20)-methyltransferase encodes MAAVRAIEQADLIVSPVARPGEVGMAARIASRWIKPDQLQRSHVFPMVEAPQPRQQAWKAAADLLAGEVSAGKQVVLLCEGDASLFATGSYVLLSLQKRHPSCTVRVIPGIPSFSAAAAAALWPLALQQDQFVVAPCPDCEGDFSRMASQAEQRGQNLALLKLGRRWRWLRPLLEQRGLLSRSLFAEKVGWPDQVIAPAEQIPAGERPYFSLLLIRQCWPEVLP; translated from the coding sequence GTGGCGGCGGTACGCGCCATCGAACAGGCCGATCTGATCGTTTCCCCGGTGGCCCGTCCCGGCGAGGTCGGCATGGCGGCGCGGATCGCCAGTCGCTGGATCAAACCGGATCAGCTCCAGCGTTCGCACGTGTTCCCGATGGTGGAGGCCCCGCAGCCCCGCCAGCAGGCCTGGAAGGCCGCGGCCGATCTTCTGGCGGGCGAGGTCTCCGCCGGCAAACAGGTGGTTCTGCTTTGTGAGGGGGATGCCTCCCTGTTCGCCACCGGCAGCTACGTGCTGTTGTCTCTTCAGAAGCGGCACCCCAGTTGCACCGTTCGGGTGATTCCTGGAATCCCATCGTTCTCCGCAGCGGCAGCCGCAGCGCTCTGGCCCCTGGCGTTGCAGCAGGACCAGTTTGTGGTGGCACCCTGTCCGGATTGCGAGGGTGATTTCTCCAGGATGGCAAGCCAGGCCGAGCAACGAGGCCAGAACCTGGCCCTGCTCAAGCTCGGGCGTCGCTGGCGCTGGCTTCGACCTCTGCTCGAGCAGCGCGGACTTCTGTCGCGATCGTTGTTTGCAGAGAAGGTTGGTTGGCCTGACCAGGTCATCGCCCCTGCCGAGCAGATCCCAGCCGGCGAACGTCCCTATTTTTCATTGCTGTTGATCCGTCAATGCTGGCCAGAAGTGCTGCCCTGA
- a CDS encoding acireductone dioxygenase: MSRLSIFPDHPPDVDSTFSEPVLVSDDPQTIQQELHGRGIGFERWPVRSSVPQGADQATVLQAFSADVKRVMTEAGHVSVDVLRVTPSHPDRTSLRRRFLSEHTHAEDEVRFFVEGRGLFCLHIGGEVLAVLCERDDLIHIPAGTRHWFDVGEQPQFCVLRFHGTNAEWLATFTGDPIAERFPKLE, translated from the coding sequence GTGAGTCGCCTCAGCATCTTTCCAGACCATCCACCGGATGTTGATTCAACGTTCTCCGAGCCTGTGCTGGTCAGCGACGATCCCCAGACCATCCAGCAAGAACTGCATGGCCGCGGGATCGGCTTCGAGCGCTGGCCTGTGCGCAGCTCCGTCCCGCAGGGGGCGGATCAGGCAACGGTTCTGCAGGCCTTCAGCGCAGACGTGAAACGCGTCATGACCGAAGCCGGACACGTCAGCGTCGATGTTCTGCGGGTGACACCGAGCCATCCCGACAGGACCTCTCTGCGCCGACGTTTTCTCAGTGAGCACACCCACGCTGAGGACGAGGTGCGTTTCTTTGTGGAAGGCCGTGGGCTGTTCTGTCTGCACATCGGCGGGGAAGTGCTGGCCGTTTTGTGTGAACGGGATGACCTGATTCACATTCCAGCCGGCACACGCCACTGGTTCGACGTGGGTGAGCAGCCGCAGTTCTGCGTTCTGCGTTTTCATGGCACCAATGCGGAATGGCTGGCAACCTTCACCGGGGATCCGATTGCGGAGCGATTCCCAAAGCTGGAATGA
- a CDS encoding glycosyltransferase has protein sequence MSLLLLLWPLWLTRRPEADSPLWARRSLILLITVLTFRYLTWRCTDSLNLESPASTLLSLLLLMAESWLLLTGLLPLWLAWRRFPDRRQQGIETTKAFQSSAWKPRVDILIPTWGEPLDVLERTLTGCLNQTYPHTSVFLLDDSNRSDVKALARRLGCHYRHRPERANAKAGNLNDGLRLGGGDLIAVFDADFVPQQRFLDCCVGLLEDPGIGLVQTPQCFMNADPVMRNLGMEQWLLPDEESFYRWIEPVRDGWGAVVCAGTSFIVKREALQQVGGFVEQALSEDFVTGIALRERGWRLIYLQQKLSAGLAAESMLDFVRQRQRWAAGTLQSLHLEHGPLRARNLSIGQRLAYLEGVIHWINNIPRLVLMLMPLSYGLLRITPIQISVGAILTLLVPLWGTMLLSIGWMNRGSRAALLGELTSWVLTVPLTLTVIASSLGRRLGFQVTPKHQTRPRAGWSWALAGPLLVLSALNATNLIQLLISLPRLGPGAMDQGAIGLVWACLNLLGTLIALRACWDPAIDEASPWFAVDLDGWISDAGGHRHPCRITAISENGAELSFRGAAPPLVASSRLQWDRRVPALLFSVKAIGGSAHAVDWEPMDTMQRRALMQWLYGRDQCWLDRSAPQEWKALLALLKRLLQGRPNLGPLHRSLIPIASQGSTSGQH, from the coding sequence GTGAGCCTGCTGCTGCTGCTCTGGCCCCTCTGGCTGACGCGACGACCTGAGGCGGATTCCCCGCTCTGGGCCCGCCGCAGCCTGATCCTGTTGATCACAGTTCTGACCTTTCGCTACCTGACCTGGCGATGCACAGACAGCCTCAATCTCGAGTCCCCAGCGTCAACCCTTCTCAGCCTGCTGCTGCTCATGGCGGAAAGCTGGCTGCTCCTGACGGGCCTGTTGCCCCTCTGGCTTGCATGGCGGAGATTCCCTGACCGTCGTCAACAGGGTATTGAGACGACCAAGGCCTTTCAAAGCAGCGCCTGGAAGCCCCGCGTGGACATCCTGATCCCGACCTGGGGTGAACCGCTTGACGTGTTGGAGCGCACCCTTACGGGTTGCCTGAACCAGACCTATCCGCACACCTCGGTGTTCCTGCTGGATGACAGCAACCGAAGCGATGTCAAAGCGCTGGCCCGCCGCCTCGGGTGCCACTACCGCCACAGACCGGAGCGGGCCAATGCCAAGGCCGGCAATCTCAACGATGGACTCCGCCTCGGCGGGGGTGACTTGATCGCTGTGTTCGATGCCGACTTCGTCCCCCAGCAACGCTTTCTGGACTGCTGCGTCGGACTGCTCGAGGACCCCGGCATCGGCCTGGTTCAGACGCCTCAGTGCTTCATGAATGCCGATCCGGTGATGCGCAATCTGGGCATGGAGCAGTGGCTGCTGCCGGATGAGGAGAGCTTCTATCGCTGGATCGAACCGGTTCGTGACGGCTGGGGGGCCGTGGTCTGCGCCGGCACGTCATTCATCGTGAAACGCGAGGCCCTGCAGCAGGTGGGGGGGTTCGTTGAGCAGGCCCTCTCCGAGGACTTCGTCACCGGCATTGCGCTCAGAGAAAGGGGTTGGCGCCTGATCTATCTGCAACAGAAACTGAGCGCCGGCCTGGCAGCGGAATCGATGCTCGATTTTGTTCGCCAGCGCCAGCGCTGGGCGGCCGGTACCCTGCAGAGTTTGCATCTGGAACACGGTCCGCTTCGGGCCAGGAACCTTTCAATCGGACAACGACTGGCCTATTTGGAAGGCGTGATCCACTGGATCAACAACATCCCAAGGCTGGTCCTGATGTTGATGCCCCTGAGTTACGGCTTGCTCAGGATCACGCCGATTCAGATCAGCGTCGGCGCCATCCTCACCCTGCTTGTTCCGCTCTGGGGAACGATGCTTCTGAGCATCGGCTGGATGAACCGAGGCAGTCGGGCAGCGTTGCTGGGTGAACTCACCAGCTGGGTGCTGACCGTGCCGCTCACCCTCACCGTGATCGCCAGCAGCCTTGGACGTCGCCTGGGCTTCCAGGTCACACCCAAACATCAGACCCGTCCGCGAGCTGGCTGGAGCTGGGCCCTGGCCGGTCCCCTGCTGGTGCTCTCGGCACTGAATGCGACCAACCTGATCCAGCTTCTGATCTCCCTTCCAAGGCTGGGGCCGGGGGCCATGGACCAGGGCGCAATCGGTCTGGTCTGGGCCTGCCTCAACCTGCTGGGAACGTTGATCGCCCTCAGAGCCTGCTGGGACCCTGCGATTGACGAGGCCAGCCCCTGGTTCGCCGTTGATCTGGACGGCTGGATCAGTGACGCTGGCGGCCATCGACACCCGTGCCGGATCACCGCTATCAGCGAAAACGGCGCCGAACTCAGCTTCAGGGGAGCGGCTCCGCCATTGGTTGCCAGCAGCCGTCTGCAGTGGGACAGGCGGGTTCCGGCTTTGCTCTTCTCGGTGAAGGCGATCGGGGGGTCAGCCCATGCCGTGGACTGGGAACCCATGGACACGATGCAGCGCAGGGCCCTGATGCAGTGGCTCTACGGACGCGATCAGTGCTGGCTCGATCGCAGCGCTCCGCAGGAATGGAAAGCCCTTCTGGCTCTGCTGAAGCGACTCCTGCAGGGCCGGCCCAACCTTGGCCCACTCCATCGCAGCCTCATCCCCATTGCCTCTCAGGGCAGCACTTCTGGCCAGCATTGA
- the rfbB gene encoding dTDP-glucose 4,6-dehydratase has translation MTTAPHDHPMPSTRELLGTRQRVLVTGGAGFIGSAVVRRLLADSDALVFNLDKMGYASDLTSIRQLLDSLGSEAETRHQLLQVDLCDGAAVQAAVDRADPDLVMHLAAESHVDRSISGPDAFINSNVNGTFHLLQAVRSHYASLPEGRRSGFRLHHISTDEVFGSLRADGRFSETTPYAPRSPYSASKAASDHLVSAWHHTFDLPVVLTNCSNNYGPWQFPEKLIPVVTLKAAAGEEIPLYGDGLNVRDWLYVDDHVDALLLAACRGRSGRSYCVGGHGERNNREVVDAICAELDAAHGKHHPHADLIRSVRDRPGHDRRYAIDPTRISTELGWYPRHDFSSGLQQTVRWYLEHQDWCRKVRERAQYDGGRLGSVT, from the coding sequence ATGACGACAGCTCCACACGACCACCCGATGCCCTCAACCCGGGAGTTGCTGGGAACCAGACAGCGTGTGCTGGTGACCGGTGGTGCTGGCTTCATTGGCAGCGCCGTCGTCCGTCGCCTGCTGGCGGACAGCGATGCACTGGTCTTCAACCTCGACAAGATGGGCTACGCCAGTGATCTCACCAGCATTCGGCAGCTGCTCGACAGCCTGGGATCAGAGGCAGAGACGCGACATCAACTGCTGCAGGTTGACCTCTGCGACGGAGCGGCAGTTCAGGCCGCTGTGGACCGTGCCGATCCCGATCTGGTGATGCACCTAGCGGCGGAAAGCCACGTGGATCGATCGATCTCAGGCCCCGACGCCTTCATCAACAGCAATGTCAACGGGACCTTTCATCTGCTGCAGGCCGTCCGCAGCCACTACGCATCTCTTCCTGAAGGGCGACGTTCCGGTTTTCGGCTTCACCACATCAGCACGGACGAAGTCTTCGGTTCCCTTCGTGCCGATGGACGATTCTCAGAGACAACCCCCTATGCCCCCCGCAGTCCCTACTCCGCCAGCAAAGCAGCCAGTGATCATCTTGTGAGCGCCTGGCATCACACCTTCGACCTTCCGGTTGTCCTGACCAATTGCTCCAACAATTACGGGCCCTGGCAATTTCCGGAAAAGCTGATCCCAGTGGTGACCCTCAAGGCGGCGGCCGGTGAGGAGATTCCTCTTTATGGGGATGGCCTCAACGTCCGTGACTGGCTGTACGTGGACGACCACGTGGATGCCCTGCTGCTGGCCGCCTGTCGAGGGCGTTCCGGTCGCAGTTACTGCGTCGGTGGCCATGGCGAGCGCAACAATCGCGAGGTGGTCGATGCGATTTGTGCCGAGCTCGATGCTGCGCATGGCAAGCATCACCCACACGCAGATCTGATCCGCAGCGTCCGCGACAGGCCTGGTCACGACAGGCGCTATGCCATTGATCCAACGCGGATCTCAACGGAACTCGGCTGGTATCCCCGTCACGATTTCAGCAGCGGCCTTCAACAGACGGTGCGCTGGTATCTCGAGCATCAGGACTGGTGCCGGAAGGTTCGCGAGCGAGCCCAGTACGACGGAGGACGGCTGGGGAGCGTCACGTGA
- a CDS encoding isoprenylcysteine carboxylmethyltransferase family protein: MFSGWGLTWGGWLDNRKGEWWLLAQLILIAAHLLPPWPAPASWGLAIWPRPLFGLGVLILLAGCALAGQGFLALGSSLSPLPAPRDDNRLITEGPYRRCRHPLYQSVLVCSLGVVIALGSVLHLLLLISLALVLQGKAHREEHALLAMHPSYGQYQRNVPAIVPGVPGLDWRL; this comes from the coding sequence ATGTTCTCGGGATGGGGCCTGACCTGGGGAGGCTGGCTCGACAACAGGAAAGGTGAATGGTGGCTGCTGGCCCAGCTGATCCTGATCGCCGCCCATCTCCTGCCACCCTGGCCAGCCCCGGCCAGCTGGGGGCTGGCCATCTGGCCACGACCTCTGTTCGGGCTCGGAGTCCTGATCCTGCTGGCTGGCTGCGCCCTGGCCGGACAGGGGTTTCTGGCTCTTGGATCCAGCCTGTCCCCGCTCCCTGCTCCTCGCGACGACAATCGCCTCATCACCGAAGGGCCCTACCGGCGTTGCCGCCACCCCCTCTATCAGTCGGTCCTGGTGTGCTCGCTGGGTGTCGTGATTGCCCTGGGGAGTGTTCTCCACCTGCTGCTGCTGATCAGCCTCGCCCTGGTTCTGCAGGGCAAGGCACACCGGGAGGAACATGCCCTGCTTGCCATGCATCCCAGCTACGGGCAGTACCAACGGAACGTCCCTGCCATCGTGCCTGGAGTTCCCGGCCTTGACTGGCGCCTCTGA
- the rfbA gene encoding glucose-1-phosphate thymidylyltransferase RfbA, with translation MTPGVGNRRGIILAGGSGTRLHPITQAVSKQLLPVYDKPMIYYPLSTLMLAGIREVLIITTPHDKEAFERLLGDGSRWGMEIHYEIQPSPDGLAQAFLIGAGFLGDSPAALVLGDNLFHGHDLVPQLVSSDQRDQEASVFAYPVSDPERYGVVEFDANGRVLSIEEKPQKPKSRYAVTGLYFYDNSVVSRARRVCPSDRGELEITDLNRMYLEEGLLRVELMGRGMAWLDTGTCDSLNDAGSYIRTLEHRQGLKVGCPEEVAWRQGWIDAGQLETLAQPLMKSGYGRYLRQLLEENVSDHAALQSSLEVSSGR, from the coding sequence ATGACGCCTGGAGTCGGCAACCGCAGGGGGATCATCCTCGCCGGGGGCAGTGGCACCAGACTGCACCCGATTACCCAGGCCGTCAGCAAACAGCTGCTGCCGGTTTATGACAAACCGATGATCTATTACCCGCTCAGCACGCTGATGCTGGCGGGAATCAGGGAGGTGCTGATCATCACCACCCCCCACGACAAGGAGGCGTTCGAACGTCTGCTGGGCGATGGCAGCCGCTGGGGGATGGAGATCCACTACGAGATCCAGCCGAGTCCCGACGGTCTGGCCCAGGCCTTCTTGATCGGGGCCGGCTTCCTGGGCGATTCGCCGGCAGCCCTTGTCCTCGGGGACAACCTGTTCCATGGCCACGACCTCGTTCCGCAGCTCGTCTCCAGCGACCAGCGCGATCAGGAGGCCTCGGTCTTCGCCTACCCGGTGAGCGATCCAGAGCGTTACGGCGTCGTTGAATTCGATGCCAACGGAAGAGTGCTCAGCATCGAGGAAAAACCTCAGAAACCGAAGAGTCGTTACGCCGTCACGGGCCTGTATTTCTACGACAACTCAGTGGTGTCAAGGGCCCGCAGGGTTTGTCCGTCGGACCGTGGCGAGCTTGAGATCACCGATCTCAATCGGATGTACCTCGAGGAGGGCTTGCTGAGGGTCGAACTGATGGGCCGAGGCATGGCCTGGCTGGACACGGGAACCTGCGACTCGCTCAACGACGCCGGCAGTTACATCCGCACCCTGGAACATCGCCAGGGCCTGAAGGTCGGCTGCCCGGAGGAGGTGGCATGGCGCCAGGGCTGGATCGATGCCGGCCAGCTGGAGACGCTTGCTCAACCCTTGATGAAAAGCGGTTATGGCAGGTATCTGCGGCAGCTACTGGAGGAAAACGTGAGCGATCACGCTGCCCTGCAGAGCAGCCTGGAGGTGAGCAGTGGACGTTGA
- a CDS encoding L,D-transpeptidase encodes MNSARVLAATLLIPALQAPVAADNLATLPPSESILVLERTSRQLSRTGDPIWNLRLESPGQPALNFEAVTGRAHRQDADRHIAGTRAPLPAGRYSLGPVEPLGPQDPSELGPIWIGIQPLFRTGRGHLGIHLDPSANRNANSGTLGCVGLIRRSDMLKLADLIQRRNVQALVVND; translated from the coding sequence ATGAATTCAGCGCGCGTCCTGGCGGCCACTCTGCTGATCCCTGCCCTGCAGGCGCCGGTCGCCGCTGACAATCTGGCGACGCTGCCACCGTCTGAATCCATCCTCGTGCTGGAGCGAACCTCGCGCCAGCTTTCCCGAACCGGAGATCCGATCTGGAATCTGCGCCTTGAAAGCCCCGGCCAACCGGCCCTGAACTTCGAGGCGGTCACCGGTCGCGCCCACCGCCAGGACGCTGATCGACACATCGCCGGCACACGGGCTCCTCTCCCCGCGGGTCGTTACAGCCTTGGTCCGGTGGAGCCCCTCGGCCCTCAGGATCCCAGTGAACTGGGTCCGATCTGGATCGGGATCCAGCCGCTGTTCCGCACAGGACGGGGCCACCTCGGCATTCACCTCGACCCGAGCGCCAATCGCAATGCCAACAGCGGCACACTCGGCTGCGTCGGCTTGATCCGCCGCAGCGACATGTTGAAGCTGGCCGATCTGATTCAACGCCGCAACGTTCAGGCCCTGGTGGTGAACGACTGA
- a CDS encoding glycosyltransferase: MHYFQIRLNEPISCAPYQPLRISQAGATSMVFLPFGEGSITLAGSPSDYTFELLGSTDSVEERLSFRTELTEAITLLDLSHWLFQRSSRVNTPQSCAALRLNNEWSTSELVTNLHTIYLNHLTQPDAEFELNCRASDSMVQCQSIVDLARSCRGLYEAAKVLNLVEHPVGKAVDIIIPTYGQPAFTLRCIASVLRDLLISRQHLLNHFDVRIKVVDDAHPQQDGHVVLQQLADQGCLDFAVNDSNLGFLESCNQAVSTSRSESFIVLLNNDIEVLPGWLLGLIETFQQQQNVGLAGSKLIYPDGRLQEAGGIVWRDGSAWNYGRLKKPTDPEFNYARSADYISGASIMVERSLWDAIGGFDRRYVPAYYEDTDLALTIREQGLIVVFQPTSQAIHHEGISNGTDLGQGIKAYQTANQLKFLDKWRDRLGLHQVNGQNLALAKNRGSLGNILVIENLLLDPEGDAGSLFMMNYCLALQELGYAISYVPMDNLCRMDDKALLMGSRGINVLAHPQIESLDDVFKKDQRQFDLILIARPGNIRHLATLKQGSPGTPIAYFTHDLHFLRTRRTADNLSDPKEQRGILRKSDRLKALETEIFGRVDLVLHISEAEDALAQTLHPHASVVLHPVVSAPSQLRCQHQRDKATSVLFVGNFAHAPNVTAALWLVETIWPLVKAQRPDLQLLIAGKSPPIELKTDASVEILGYVEDLSELLNSVGLGVAPLLEGAGVKGKVLSALAHGLPMVTTSIGAEGIIHDERRCDALAQADSAEAFAAEILAYFDLSQDEQQHRADIGRQFIDDHFSSSSLVQRLISMLKSFDLPYHSHTSSFIPYQPRSSDRRFNHTNSFNYWSHPLA, from the coding sequence ATGCATTACTTCCAGATCAGGCTCAACGAACCGATCAGCTGTGCGCCGTACCAGCCTCTGCGCATCAGCCAGGCGGGGGCCACATCGATGGTCTTCCTGCCCTTCGGTGAAGGGAGCATCACGCTGGCAGGCTCTCCCTCCGACTACACGTTCGAGTTGCTGGGCTCAACGGACAGCGTCGAAGAGCGCTTGTCATTCCGCACGGAACTGACGGAGGCCATCACGCTTCTGGACCTGAGCCATTGGCTGTTTCAGCGCAGTTCTCGTGTGAACACACCGCAGAGCTGTGCCGCACTGCGCCTCAACAACGAATGGAGCACCAGTGAACTCGTCACCAATCTGCACACCATCTACCTCAATCATCTGACGCAACCCGATGCCGAGTTTGAACTGAACTGCAGAGCGTCCGATTCGATGGTGCAGTGCCAGTCGATCGTCGACCTGGCGCGTTCATGCCGTGGCCTTTACGAGGCGGCCAAAGTCCTCAACCTCGTGGAACACCCTGTCGGCAAGGCCGTCGACATCATCATCCCGACCTATGGCCAACCGGCCTTCACACTTCGCTGCATCGCCTCGGTCCTGAGGGATCTGCTGATCAGTCGCCAGCACCTCCTCAACCATTTCGACGTACGGATCAAGGTTGTGGACGATGCCCATCCACAGCAGGACGGTCACGTCGTTCTCCAGCAACTGGCTGATCAGGGCTGCCTGGATTTTGCAGTGAATGACAGCAATCTGGGGTTTCTCGAGAGTTGCAATCAGGCGGTCTCCACCAGCCGGTCCGAGAGTTTCATCGTTCTCCTGAACAACGACATCGAGGTGTTGCCCGGATGGCTGCTCGGACTGATTGAAACCTTTCAGCAGCAGCAGAATGTCGGCCTGGCGGGATCCAAACTCATCTACCCGGACGGACGGCTGCAGGAAGCCGGAGGGATTGTCTGGCGCGATGGGTCAGCCTGGAACTACGGACGACTGAAAAAGCCGACTGACCCTGAGTTCAACTACGCCAGAAGCGCGGATTACATCAGTGGGGCCTCGATCATGGTGGAGCGTTCCCTCTGGGACGCGATCGGAGGATTTGATCGTCGCTATGTGCCGGCCTACTACGAAGACACCGATCTGGCCCTCACGATCCGAGAACAAGGACTGATAGTTGTTTTTCAGCCAACCTCTCAAGCCATTCACCACGAAGGTATTTCCAACGGAACAGATCTGGGGCAGGGAATCAAGGCTTATCAAACAGCCAATCAATTGAAATTCCTTGATAAATGGAGAGATCGGCTTGGATTACACCAGGTCAATGGTCAGAACCTTGCCTTAGCCAAAAATCGCGGCAGTCTCGGCAATATTCTGGTGATAGAGAATCTTCTTCTTGATCCTGAAGGTGATGCAGGGTCACTGTTCATGATGAATTACTGCCTCGCCCTCCAGGAGCTTGGCTATGCCATCAGTTATGTACCGATGGATAACCTTTGCCGAATGGATGACAAAGCTCTTCTCATGGGCTCAAGAGGCATCAACGTCCTTGCACATCCTCAGATCGAATCCCTGGATGATGTTTTTAAAAAAGATCAACGGCAATTTGACCTGATCCTGATCGCAAGGCCCGGGAATATTCGACACCTTGCGACCTTGAAACAAGGATCGCCGGGGACGCCTATCGCCTATTTCACCCACGATTTGCATTTTCTGCGTACTCGGAGAACAGCAGACAACCTCAGCGATCCCAAGGAACAGCGCGGCATCCTCAGAAAATCTGATCGCCTCAAAGCGCTCGAAACGGAGATTTTTGGACGTGTCGACCTTGTTCTCCATATCAGCGAAGCGGAGGATGCTCTCGCCCAAACCCTTCACCCCCACGCCTCGGTGGTGTTACATCCGGTTGTATCTGCCCCATCACAGCTTCGCTGTCAACATCAGCGTGACAAGGCAACATCCGTTCTGTTTGTGGGCAACTTTGCCCACGCGCCGAACGTCACAGCGGCACTTTGGCTTGTCGAGACAATCTGGCCTTTGGTGAAAGCCCAACGTCCAGATCTGCAGCTGCTGATTGCCGGCAAAAGTCCCCCGATCGAACTCAAAACCGACGCATCGGTTGAGATTCTTGGATACGTGGAAGATCTCAGTGAACTTCTGAACTCCGTCGGATTAGGCGTTGCACCTTTGCTCGAGGGTGCAGGCGTCAAAGGAAAAGTTCTCAGTGCTCTTGCACACGGACTGCCGATGGTGACGACCAGCATTGGCGCTGAAGGAATCATCCATGACGAACGCCGCTGTGATGCCCTCGCCCAGGCCGACAGTGCTGAGGCATTCGCCGCAGAGATTCTGGCTTATTTCGATCTCAGTCAGGACGAACAACAGCATCGAGCCGACATTGGCCGGCAGTTTATTGATGACCATTTCAGTTCATCGTCCTTGGTTCAGCGATTGATCTCAATGCTGAAGAGCTTCGATCTGCCATATCACAGCCATACATCCAGCTTCATCCCGTATCAACCGCGCAGCAGCGATCGCCGTTTCAACCACACCAACAGCTTCAACTACTGGTCACATCCCTTGGCATGA
- the rfbC gene encoding dTDP-4-dehydrorhamnose 3,5-epimerase: MDVEQLTTTDGRTIEGPLLIKPRVFGDERGWFFESWNQQRFDAAVGESLVFSQDNHSRSMQGVLRGLHYQLPPEPQAKLVRASQGVIFDVAVDIRQHSPTFGLWVGAELSQANAHQLWIPEGFAHGFLTLSPVAEVQYKARGFWNRDCERAIHWNDPTLAISWPLERLQSAEVNLSAKDAEAASLDAATASGDTFQ; encoded by the coding sequence GTGGACGTTGAACAGCTGACAACAACCGATGGACGGACGATCGAAGGACCGCTTCTGATCAAGCCGCGGGTGTTCGGCGATGAACGGGGCTGGTTTTTTGAGAGTTGGAATCAGCAGCGCTTTGATGCTGCTGTTGGCGAATCCCTGGTCTTCTCTCAGGACAACCACTCCCGTTCCATGCAGGGCGTGCTCCGTGGGCTGCACTACCAGCTGCCCCCTGAGCCTCAGGCCAAGCTGGTTCGAGCCAGCCAGGGCGTGATCTTTGATGTGGCTGTCGACATCCGTCAACATTCACCGACCTTCGGGTTGTGGGTCGGAGCTGAGCTCAGCCAGGCGAATGCACATCAGCTCTGGATTCCTGAAGGATTTGCCCACGGCTTTCTCACCCTCAGCCCAGTGGCTGAAGTGCAGTACAAGGCCAGAGGCTTCTGGAATCGCGACTGCGAACGTGCGATTCACTGGAATGACCCCACCCTGGCCATCAGCTGGCCGCTCGAGCGGCTGCAGAGTGCCGAGGTCAACCTCTCCGCAAAGGACGCTGAAGCAGCCTCCCTTGATGCCGCGACCGCTTCTGGAGACACGTTCCAATGA